A portion of the Bactrocera neohumeralis isolate Rockhampton chromosome 2, APGP_CSIRO_Bneo_wtdbg2-racon-allhic-juicebox.fasta_v2, whole genome shotgun sequence genome contains these proteins:
- the LOC126750992 gene encoding tissue inhibitor of metalloproteinase produces the protein MDVGKYLGLLALMLLSLLALYSSPVEACSCMPSHPQTHFCNADYVVIIRVMRKSLRLVQDNVAYKVEVKKSYKMNEAGHKLLKHGRIVTPNSDAMCGINLDIGKLYVIAGRGPYLNSCSYVKEYLKMSVVERRGFAGAYRKGCKCSVQPCFGQSCLSEHQSATSCKWSPFAKCETDYSACIPSHYRTPEGIISKCHWRRTPAYKKCMSDP, from the exons ATGGATGTTGGAAAATATTTGGGATTATTGGCGTTGATGCTGCTCTCGCTGTTGGCGCTCTACAGCAGTCCGGTGGAGGCGTGCAGTTGCATGCCCAGCCATCCGCAGACACACTTCTGCAATGCTGACTATG ttgtcATAATACGCGTAATGCGTAAGTCCCTCCGTTTAGTGCAAGACAACGTCGCATACAAAGTGGAAGTCAAGAAGTCATATAAG ATGAACGAAGCCGGTCACAAGCTGCTCAAGCACGGTCGCATAGTAACACCAAACTCTGATGCTATGTGTGGCATTAATCTGGACATAGGCAAGCTCTACGTGATTGCCGGTCGTGGTCCGTATTTGAACAGTTGCAGCTATGTTAAGGAGTACCTGAAAATGTCGGTGGTTGAGAGGCGTGGTTTTGCCGGCGCATATCGCAAGGGTTGCAAATGCTCG GTGCAACCCTGTTTCGGCCAAAGCTGTTTAAGTGAACACCAATCGGCAACCTCGTGCAAATGGTCGCCCTTCGCTAAGTGTGAGACCGATTACAGCGCCTGCATTCCCTCACACTACCGCACGCCCGAAGGCATAATCTCCAAGTGCCACTGGCGAAGAACGCCGGCATACAAGAAATGCATGTCCGATCCATAA